One Cupriavidus oxalaticus genomic region harbors:
- the tolA gene encoding cell envelope integrity protein TolA — MQAAAYPYQPVPERGTTRCFLLALLMHLLLGALLYYGVRWRSAMPEGVSAELWESVPEVVAPPPAAKPAPAPKPVEEDADISLQEKQRKAERAARDEAQQARQRESQARADAARKEAQRKAQEEQRQADNTRRQGELARLQAQAGRANAGTGSGTSARPSSGYAERVRQRVKPNIIFNDDVPGNPAAVVAVHMAPDGSVLSTRLARSSGNPGWDNAVLRAVARSDPLPRDENGVAPSNINITFWPKDQGG; from the coding sequence ATGCAAGCTGCCGCCTATCCCTACCAGCCGGTGCCGGAACGGGGCACCACGCGCTGCTTCCTGCTGGCCCTGCTGATGCACCTGTTGCTGGGCGCCCTGCTCTACTACGGTGTGCGCTGGCGCAGCGCGATGCCGGAAGGTGTCTCAGCCGAATTGTGGGAATCCGTGCCTGAAGTGGTCGCGCCGCCGCCGGCGGCCAAGCCAGCGCCGGCGCCAAAGCCCGTCGAGGAGGACGCCGATATCTCCCTGCAGGAAAAGCAGCGCAAGGCCGAACGTGCCGCCCGCGACGAGGCGCAGCAGGCACGACAGCGTGAAAGCCAGGCCCGCGCCGACGCGGCCCGCAAGGAAGCACAACGCAAGGCCCAGGAAGAACAACGCCAGGCTGACAACACGCGACGCCAGGGCGAACTGGCACGCCTGCAGGCACAGGCGGGCCGCGCCAATGCGGGGACCGGTTCCGGCACCTCCGCGCGGCCTTCGTCGGGCTATGCCGAACGGGTCCGGCAGCGGGTCAAGCCGAACATCATCTTCAACGATGATGTCCCCGGCAATCCGGCGGCGGTGGTGGCGGTGCATATGGCGCCGGACGGCTCGGTGCTGTCGACGCGGCTGGCCAGGTCAAGCGGCAACCCCGGGTGGGACAACGCCGTGCTGCGCGCGGTCGCGCGCTCGGATCCGCTGCCGCGCGACGAGAACGGTGTCGCGCCCTCGAACATCAACATCACGTTCTGGCCGAAGGACCAGGGCGGCTAG
- a CDS encoding acetate--CoA ligase family protein: MPIPNTARPPERADRTALAQLLEPASIAIIGASRDTSRIGGVALDHLQRLGYQGQVYPVNPRYAEIAGLACYADVESLPAVPDVAVLALGADEVLPQLQRCHACGIRAAILYASGFAEAGEAGVARQAALTAFARESGMAIAGPNCMGLANLTTRAITAFATTFRAYPPQDGPGAVSLLTQSGNVCAIVYATGRQMDVGFHQFINTGNEACLDYADYLAYLADDARTGAVVGYVEGLRSGPRFIDAAARLRAADKPLIVLKAGESEAGSAATQSHTAVLAGNQAIYRAAFAQVGAMQAGDPTHLTDLAFLSGFRQRSAGRRVVVASVSGAMGALSADLLSAAGLDVPCLPEPVQQRLQAAVPEIGSVANPVDLTGQLFNRSGLAYAVLDNLAAVDGVDVIFLYATAYLLDRVADELIDVAGKTNRLIVVATTGEPASRARLAAAGVALFPDVARAAKALGTYVGWLGTQARTAHWMALRAQAADRPRAEQLPAGPLDEYQAKHWLAGFGVPIGVEAVAATPADAARAAESLGFPVAVKVLSPDIAHKTEVGGVRLGLRDAQQVREAAAAVVAAATHAKPDARQRGVLVQQMASGACELIVGVTRDPVFGPAMTVGLGGIFTEVFHDVAHRLLPVDRAMAREMLASLRGYRLMTGFRGKPAADIDAAADAIAALSDAAMALGGSLAEMEVNPLLVREAGRGAVALDALVLTQQPNHDGDRQ, encoded by the coding sequence ATGCCTATTCCCAACACGGCGCGGCCACCGGAACGCGCCGATCGCACCGCACTGGCGCAGCTGCTTGAGCCCGCCTCGATCGCCATCATCGGCGCCTCGCGCGATACCAGCCGCATCGGCGGCGTGGCGCTGGACCACCTGCAGCGCCTCGGCTACCAGGGGCAGGTTTACCCGGTCAATCCGCGCTATGCGGAGATCGCCGGACTGGCCTGCTATGCCGATGTGGAGTCCCTGCCGGCGGTGCCGGACGTCGCGGTGCTGGCGCTCGGCGCCGACGAAGTGCTGCCGCAGCTGCAGCGCTGCCATGCCTGCGGCATCCGGGCCGCCATCCTCTATGCGTCGGGCTTTGCCGAGGCCGGCGAAGCCGGCGTCGCGCGCCAGGCCGCGCTGACCGCCTTCGCGCGCGAGAGCGGCATGGCCATCGCCGGGCCCAACTGCATGGGGCTGGCCAACCTGACCACGCGCGCCATCACCGCCTTTGCCACCACCTTCCGCGCCTACCCGCCGCAGGACGGCCCCGGCGCCGTCAGCCTGCTGACGCAGAGCGGCAATGTCTGCGCCATCGTCTATGCCACCGGCAGGCAGATGGACGTGGGCTTCCACCAGTTCATCAATACCGGCAACGAAGCCTGCCTGGACTACGCCGACTACCTCGCCTACCTGGCCGACGATGCCCGGACCGGTGCCGTGGTCGGCTACGTCGAGGGCCTGCGCAGCGGCCCGCGCTTTATCGACGCCGCGGCGCGGCTGCGCGCGGCGGACAAGCCGCTGATCGTGCTGAAGGCCGGCGAGAGCGAGGCCGGTTCCGCGGCCACGCAGTCGCACACCGCCGTGCTGGCCGGCAACCAGGCCATCTACCGCGCCGCCTTTGCCCAGGTCGGCGCGATGCAGGCTGGCGATCCGACCCACCTGACCGACCTGGCCTTCCTGTCGGGCTTCCGCCAGCGCAGCGCGGGCCGCCGCGTGGTGGTGGCATCGGTGTCGGGTGCGATGGGCGCGCTCTCCGCCGACCTGCTCAGCGCCGCCGGCCTCGACGTGCCGTGCCTGCCCGAGCCGGTGCAGCAGCGACTGCAGGCCGCCGTGCCGGAGATCGGCTCGGTGGCGAACCCGGTCGACCTGACCGGCCAGCTGTTCAACCGCAGCGGCCTCGCCTATGCGGTGCTCGACAACCTGGCGGCGGTCGACGGCGTCGACGTGATCTTCCTGTACGCCACCGCCTACCTGCTCGACCGCGTGGCGGATGAGCTGATCGATGTGGCGGGCAAGACCAACCGGCTGATCGTCGTCGCGACCACCGGCGAGCCGGCCAGCCGCGCAAGGCTGGCGGCGGCCGGCGTGGCGCTGTTCCCGGATGTGGCGCGTGCAGCCAAGGCATTGGGCACGTATGTGGGCTGGCTCGGAACGCAGGCACGGACCGCGCACTGGATGGCGCTGCGCGCGCAGGCCGCCGACCGTCCGCGCGCCGAACAACTGCCTGCTGGCCCGCTGGACGAGTATCAGGCCAAGCACTGGCTCGCCGGTTTCGGGGTGCCGATCGGCGTGGAAGCCGTCGCGGCCACTCCCGCCGATGCCGCCCGCGCCGCCGAGAGCCTCGGCTTCCCCGTAGCGGTAAAGGTGCTCAGCCCCGATATTGCCCACAAGACCGAGGTCGGCGGCGTGCGGCTGGGACTGCGCGATGCGCAGCAGGTCCGGGAAGCCGCCGCAGCAGTGGTTGCCGCCGCGACGCACGCCAAGCCGGATGCGCGCCAGCGCGGCGTGCTGGTGCAGCAGATGGCCAGCGGCGCCTGCGAGCTGATCGTCGGCGTGACGCGCGACCCGGTGTTCGGCCCGGCCATGACGGTCGGCCTGGGCGGGATCTTTACCGAGGTCTTCCACGACGTCGCGCACCGCCTGCTGCCGGTGGATCGCGCCATGGCGCGCGAGATGCTCGCCAGCCTGCGCGGCTACCGGCTGATGACCGGCTTCCGCGGCAAGCCCGCCGCCGACATCGACGCGGCCGCGGACGCCATTGCCGCGCTGTCCGACGCCGCGATGGCGCTCGGCGGCTCGCTCGCTGAAATGGAAGTCAATCCCCTGCTGGTGCGCGAAGCCGGCCGCGGCGCGGTCGCGCTCGATGCACTGGTGCTGACGCAGCAGCCGAACCACGACGGAGACCGGCAATGA
- a CDS encoding tripartite tricarboxylate transporter substrate binding protein — protein MRDDTIDTRRRDTLALLGLGTLAPLGTLGTLGMLTSGAARAADFPARPVTLIVPFAAGGATDTLVRTLADSASKTLGQPVVVENKPGAAGVLGANVVARARPDGYTLTVIPEPVFRLPHLQKTQYDPLRDFTYVIHLTGYTLGVAARADAPWKSWQEMIDDARRRPGKISYGSTGTNGTMHVTMEEIGQKLGVQFNHVPYKGESEIIAALMGGHIDLGVTAGGIGPYVDSARARWLVLWTAEHSRRWPRVPTLRDVGVDIVSTSPFGIAGPRDMDAQAVQVLHDAFRKALNEPAMQKLLERLDQENAYLNSADYAAFARQRYESQGKLVKRLGLTANP, from the coding sequence ATGAGAGACGACACCATCGACACCCGCCGCCGCGACACGCTGGCGCTGCTGGGCCTGGGCACCCTGGCGCCGCTGGGCACGCTGGGCACGCTGGGTATGCTGACCTCGGGCGCCGCGCGGGCTGCCGATTTCCCCGCGCGGCCGGTCACGCTGATCGTGCCGTTCGCGGCCGGCGGCGCCACCGACACGCTGGTGCGCACGCTGGCCGACAGCGCCAGCAAGACGCTGGGCCAGCCCGTCGTCGTGGAGAACAAGCCCGGCGCCGCCGGCGTGCTGGGCGCCAACGTGGTCGCGCGCGCCAGGCCCGACGGCTACACCCTGACGGTGATCCCGGAACCGGTGTTCCGGCTGCCCCACCTGCAGAAGACGCAATACGACCCGCTGCGCGACTTCACCTACGTGATCCACCTGACCGGCTACACGCTGGGCGTCGCGGCACGCGCTGACGCGCCGTGGAAATCGTGGCAGGAGATGATCGACGATGCGCGGCGCCGTCCCGGCAAGATCAGCTACGGCAGCACCGGCACCAACGGCACCATGCACGTGACCATGGAAGAGATCGGGCAGAAGCTCGGCGTCCAGTTCAACCACGTGCCCTACAAGGGCGAGTCCGAGATCATCGCCGCGCTGATGGGCGGACATATCGACCTGGGCGTCACGGCCGGCGGCATCGGCCCGTATGTCGACAGCGCCAGGGCGCGCTGGCTGGTGCTCTGGACCGCCGAGCATTCGCGCCGCTGGCCGCGCGTGCCGACGCTGCGCGATGTCGGCGTCGACATCGTATCGACCTCGCCGTTCGGCATCGCCGGCCCGCGCGACATGGACGCGCAGGCCGTGCAGGTGCTGCACGACGCCTTCCGCAAGGCGCTCAACGAGCCGGCGATGCAGAAGCTGCTGGAGCGGCTCGACCAGGAGAACGCCTACCTGAACAGCGCCGACTACGCCGCCTTCGCGCGCCAGCGCTATGAAAGCCAGGGCAAGCTGGTCAAGCGCCTGGGCCTGACTGCCAACCCTTGA
- a CDS encoding SDR family oxidoreductase: protein MQYRSVFHAGLFAGRTVLVTGAGSGIGRCTAHELASLGARVALAGRKLDKLEQVRAEIIAAEPDAAGRLTLHSCDIRDEAQVRETVAAVLAAHGSIDGLFNNAGGQFPSPLRDISLKGWEAVVRNNLTGGFLVARECFTQWMEANGGAIVNIIADMWNGMPGMGHSGAARAGMLSFTETAACEWAAAGVRVNAVAPGWIASSGFDTYPPEFQAKIRQLARKVPLQRLGTEAEVSAAVVFLLSPAAAFITGSTLRVDGGVPNAKHTWPQPQHQRSQPYNGFPLYTLPQCLTPSNE, encoded by the coding sequence ATGCAATATCGATCCGTCTTCCACGCCGGCCTGTTTGCCGGCCGTACCGTGCTGGTCACCGGCGCCGGCAGCGGCATCGGCCGCTGCACCGCGCATGAACTGGCCAGCCTGGGCGCACGCGTGGCGCTCGCCGGCCGCAAGCTGGACAAGCTGGAACAGGTCCGCGCGGAAATCATCGCCGCCGAGCCGGACGCCGCAGGCCGGCTGACGCTGCACAGCTGCGATATCCGCGACGAGGCGCAGGTGCGCGAGACCGTGGCCGCGGTGCTGGCGGCCCACGGCAGCATCGACGGCCTGTTCAACAACGCCGGCGGGCAGTTCCCGTCGCCGCTGCGCGACATCAGCCTGAAGGGCTGGGAAGCCGTGGTGCGCAACAACCTGACCGGCGGCTTCCTGGTGGCGCGCGAATGCTTCACGCAATGGATGGAAGCCAACGGCGGCGCCATCGTCAATATCATTGCCGACATGTGGAATGGCATGCCGGGCATGGGCCATTCCGGCGCGGCGCGCGCCGGCATGCTGTCGTTCACCGAGACGGCGGCGTGCGAATGGGCCGCCGCGGGTGTGCGCGTCAACGCCGTGGCGCCGGGCTGGATCGCGTCCAGCGGCTTTGACACCTATCCGCCCGAATTCCAGGCCAAGATCCGCCAGCTGGCGCGCAAGGTGCCGCTGCAGCGCCTGGGCACCGAGGCCGAGGTCTCCGCCGCGGTGGTGTTCCTGCTGTCGCCGGCGGCGGCCTTCATCACCGGCTCGACCCTGCGCGTCGACGGCGGCGTGCCCAACGCCAAGCACACCTGGCCGCAGCCGCAGCACCAGCGCTCGCAGCCGTACAACGGCTTCCCGCTCTACACGCTGCCGCAATGCCTGACGCCGTCCAACGAGTAA
- a CDS encoding acyl-CoA dehydrogenase family protein, with protein MTLQPPNPRHYSADHEAFRASVRRFFEKEVAPNAEAWDEAGSFPRELYRKAAQAGLLAPGFPEEYGGAPCDAFYRMILFEERAWGGSGGIASGLFSHTIGAPPIAAVGSEALKARVLPQILSGEKISALAITEPDAGSDVARLSTSARREGDHYVVNGTKLYITSGMRADYITVAVRTGGPGASGVSLLLVEGDTPGLMRIPLKKMGWWASDTAQLFFEDCRVPVANLVGEEGKGFAAITRNFNHERLALAAAACGYAQVCFHDALAWARERHTFGKRLADHQVVRHQLVDMATRIESTRALLDDLAARLDDGAAPVAQIAMAKNMATRTFQFCADRAVQLLGGMGYMRGSRVERLYREVKVMMIGGGAEEIMKDLAAKQLGL; from the coding sequence ATGACCCTGCAACCGCCCAACCCGCGCCACTACAGCGCGGACCATGAAGCGTTCCGCGCCAGCGTGCGGCGCTTCTTTGAAAAGGAAGTCGCGCCCAATGCCGAGGCCTGGGATGAAGCCGGCAGCTTCCCGCGCGAGCTGTACCGCAAGGCGGCGCAAGCCGGGCTGCTGGCACCCGGCTTCCCCGAGGAATACGGTGGCGCGCCGTGCGACGCCTTCTACCGCATGATCCTGTTCGAGGAGCGCGCCTGGGGCGGCTCGGGCGGGATCGCCTCGGGGCTGTTCTCGCACACCATCGGCGCGCCGCCGATTGCCGCGGTAGGCAGCGAGGCGCTGAAGGCGCGCGTGCTGCCGCAGATCCTGTCGGGCGAGAAGATCTCCGCGCTGGCGATCACAGAGCCCGACGCGGGCTCCGACGTGGCCCGGCTGTCGACCAGCGCGCGCCGCGAGGGCGACCACTACGTCGTCAACGGCACCAAGCTCTATATCACCTCCGGCATGCGCGCCGACTACATCACCGTCGCCGTGCGTACAGGCGGCCCGGGCGCCAGCGGCGTTTCGCTGCTGCTGGTCGAAGGCGATACGCCGGGCCTGATGCGCATCCCGCTGAAGAAAATGGGCTGGTGGGCGTCCGACACCGCGCAGCTGTTCTTCGAGGACTGCCGCGTGCCGGTGGCAAACCTGGTCGGCGAGGAAGGCAAGGGCTTTGCCGCCATCACCCGCAACTTCAACCACGAGCGCCTGGCGCTGGCGGCAGCGGCCTGCGGCTATGCGCAGGTTTGCTTCCACGACGCGCTGGCGTGGGCGCGGGAGCGGCACACCTTTGGCAAGCGGCTGGCCGACCACCAGGTGGTGCGCCACCAGCTGGTCGACATGGCCACCCGCATCGAATCCACGCGCGCCCTGCTCGACGACCTGGCCGCACGCCTGGACGACGGCGCCGCGCCGGTGGCGCAGATCGCGATGGCCAAGAACATGGCCACGCGGACCTTCCAGTTCTGCGCCGACCGCGCGGTGCAACTGCTCGGGGGGATGGGGTATATGCGAGGCAGCCGCGTGGAGCGGCTGTATCGCGAGGTCAAGGTGATGATGATCGGCGGCGGGGCGGAGGAAATCATGAAGGACCTGGCGGCGAAGCAGTTGGGGCTTTAA
- a CDS encoding Bug family tripartite tricarboxylate transporter substrate binding protein produces MTRSKRNAHVRRLLTLGLLAGSLAGAIPAMAQGDAYPNRPLRVVVPYTPGGVSDAVTRLVMQKLAERIGQPVVVENRAGANGMIGSENVAKSAPDGYSLLVVVAAHAINPSLYAKMSYDPVKDLTGVSMIGRIPLLLVGSAQLPPTSVKELVGWGKANPDKMTFASSGTGSGAHLAGELFAQAVGMKMTHVPYKGISPALPDLFSGQVAVIFDSVQTMMPQVKAGKVRALAITSPTRWPAAPDVPTMAEAGFPAVTAGSWIGLLAPAKTPPAVLAKLSADMDAVLHQPDVRARLIDYGIDPVGGKPEQFQAFIKAEAVRWGEVVRKSGVKLE; encoded by the coding sequence ATGACCCGATCCAAGCGCAACGCGCACGTCCGCCGCCTGCTGACGCTGGGCTTGCTCGCCGGCAGCCTCGCCGGCGCCATCCCGGCCATGGCGCAGGGCGACGCCTATCCGAACCGGCCGCTCCGCGTGGTGGTGCCGTATACGCCCGGCGGCGTGTCCGACGCGGTGACGCGGCTGGTGATGCAGAAGCTGGCCGAGCGCATCGGCCAGCCGGTGGTGGTGGAAAACCGTGCCGGCGCGAACGGCATGATCGGCTCGGAAAATGTCGCAAAATCGGCGCCGGATGGCTATTCGCTGCTGGTAGTGGTCGCCGCCCACGCGATCAACCCGAGCCTGTACGCGAAAATGAGCTATGACCCGGTCAAGGACCTGACCGGCGTCAGCATGATCGGCCGGATTCCGCTGCTGCTGGTCGGCAGCGCGCAATTGCCGCCGACCTCCGTCAAGGAGCTGGTGGGCTGGGGCAAGGCCAATCCGGACAAGATGACCTTTGCCTCGAGCGGCACCGGCTCCGGCGCGCACCTGGCGGGCGAGCTGTTCGCGCAGGCGGTCGGCATGAAGATGACGCACGTGCCGTACAAGGGTATCTCGCCGGCGTTGCCCGACCTGTTCTCGGGGCAGGTCGCGGTGATCTTCGATTCGGTGCAGACCATGATGCCGCAGGTAAAGGCGGGCAAGGTGCGCGCGCTGGCGATCACCAGCCCGACGCGCTGGCCGGCCGCGCCGGATGTGCCGACCATGGCCGAGGCCGGCTTCCCGGCAGTGACGGCGGGCAGCTGGATCGGCCTGCTGGCGCCGGCGAAGACGCCGCCGGCGGTGCTGGCGAAGCTGTCGGCGGACATGGATGCCGTGCTGCACCAGCCCGACGTGCGCGCGCGGCTGATCGACTATGGCATCGATCCGGTCGGCGGCAAGCCCGAGCAGTTCCAGGCCTTTATCAAGGCGGAAGCGGTGCGCTGGGGCGAGGTGGTGAGGAAGAGCGGGGTGAAGCTGGAATAG
- a CDS encoding acyclic terpene utilization AtuA family protein, whose protein sequence is MSELTNAIVADARAGKTVRIGGASGFWGDSAIATPQLLAVPGLQYLVYDYLAETTMSILARARAKDPALGYATDFVQAAMGPNLAGILQRGIRVVANAGGLNPAACRDALLKVAAQQGLKPRIAVVTGDDVQPGFAQWCADGLTDLAGGPVPTTEPWSANAYTGAQCIARALALGADIVIAGRCVDSAVVVGVLAHEFGWDWTDWDRLAAGTLAGHVIECGAQATGGLFTDWERVPGWERMGYPVIDCAHDGSFVLSKPDGTGGLVDPAAVAEQVLYEVGDPANYLMPDVTCDFRMVRTELVEPGRVRVDGARGRAPGTHYKGNATWQDGFQISLMMAIRGIDAPAKARRTADALLARTRAMLAERGMPDYTETVVELLGCESQYGPHARELPTREVVLRIGARHPLARGLSFLQRECSSAGTSMAAGTRSSFAGRVDIQPVVKVFSFLVPKADVPMRVEFEGGVITLPNAAVNGTPAAPAALDGAALPPIPDEPRVQRPLVALACARSGDKGDDENIGVIARKPEYLALLREQLTPQAVRAYFAHLVEGEVERFDVPGLHALNFLMHGALGGGGVASLRSDPLGKSYAQMLLDFPLSVPRSWA, encoded by the coding sequence ATGAGCGAACTGACAAATGCCATAGTGGCCGACGCCCGCGCCGGCAAGACCGTGCGCATCGGCGGCGCTTCCGGCTTCTGGGGCGACTCCGCCATCGCCACGCCGCAGCTGTTGGCCGTGCCCGGCCTGCAGTACCTGGTCTACGACTACCTGGCCGAGACCACCATGTCGATCCTGGCGCGCGCCCGCGCCAAGGACCCGGCGCTGGGCTACGCCACCGATTTCGTGCAGGCGGCGATGGGGCCCAACCTGGCCGGGATCCTGCAGCGCGGCATCCGCGTGGTCGCCAACGCCGGCGGCCTCAACCCGGCAGCCTGCCGCGACGCGCTGCTCAAGGTGGCCGCGCAGCAGGGCCTGAAGCCGCGCATCGCCGTGGTCACCGGCGACGACGTCCAGCCCGGCTTCGCGCAATGGTGCGCCGACGGGCTGACCGATCTTGCCGGCGGCCCCGTGCCGACCACCGAGCCTTGGTCGGCCAACGCCTACACCGGCGCGCAATGCATTGCCCGCGCGCTGGCGCTGGGCGCCGATATCGTCATCGCCGGGCGCTGCGTCGACAGCGCCGTGGTGGTCGGGGTGCTGGCGCATGAGTTCGGCTGGGACTGGACCGACTGGGACCGCCTCGCCGCCGGCACGCTGGCCGGCCATGTGATCGAATGCGGCGCGCAGGCCACCGGCGGGTTGTTCACCGACTGGGAGCGCGTGCCCGGCTGGGAGCGGATGGGCTACCCGGTGATCGACTGCGCGCACGACGGCAGCTTCGTGCTGAGCAAGCCGGACGGCACCGGCGGGCTGGTCGACCCGGCCGCGGTCGCCGAGCAGGTGCTGTACGAGGTCGGCGACCCCGCCAACTACCTGATGCCGGACGTGACCTGCGACTTCCGCATGGTCCGCACCGAACTGGTCGAGCCGGGCCGCGTGCGCGTGGATGGCGCGCGCGGCAGGGCGCCCGGCACCCACTACAAGGGCAACGCCACCTGGCAGGACGGCTTCCAGATCAGCCTGATGATGGCGATCCGCGGCATCGACGCCCCCGCCAAGGCGCGCCGCACCGCCGACGCGCTGCTGGCGCGCACCCGCGCCATGCTGGCCGAGCGCGGCATGCCCGACTACACCGAGACCGTGGTCGAGCTGCTGGGCTGCGAATCGCAATATGGCCCCCATGCGCGCGAGCTGCCAACGCGCGAGGTGGTGCTGCGCATCGGCGCACGCCATCCGCTGGCGCGGGGCCTGAGTTTCCTGCAGCGCGAATGCTCGTCGGCGGGAACGTCGATGGCGGCCGGCACGCGCTCGTCCTTCGCGGGCCGCGTCGATATCCAGCCGGTGGTGAAGGTGTTCTCCTTCCTCGTGCCCAAGGCGGACGTGCCGATGCGCGTGGAATTCGAGGGCGGCGTGATCACGCTGCCGAATGCCGCAGTCAACGGCACACCGGCTGCGCCCGCCGCGCTTGACGGCGCGGCGCTGCCCCCGATTCCCGACGAGCCGCGCGTGCAGCGGCCGCTGGTCGCGCTGGCCTGCGCCCGCAGCGGCGACAAGGGCGACGACGAGAACATCGGCGTGATCGCGCGCAAGCCGGAATATCTGGCACTGCTGCGCGAGCAGCTGACACCGCAGGCGGTGCGCGCGTACTTTGCCCACCTGGTCGAGGGCGAGGTCGAGCGCTTCGACGTGCCCGGCCTGCATGCGCTGAATTTCCTGATGCATGGCGCGTTGGGCGGCGGCGGCGTGGCCAGCCTGCGCTCCGACCCGCTGGGCAAGAGCTATGCGCAGATGCTGCTCGATTTCCCGCTTTCCGTACCGCGCAGCTGGGCATAG
- a CDS encoding acetyl-CoA carboxylase biotin carboxylase subunit, whose product MSATSRPFHTLLVANRGEIAVRIMRTARRLGLATVAVYSEADRHSPHVAFADRAVCIGAAAPRESYLNIAAIIAAARASGADAIHPGYGFLAENAGFAEAVAAAGLVFVGPPAEAIRAMGNKAEAKRLMLAADMPCVPGYQGAAQDDATLLAEAGCIGFPLMVKAAAGGGGRGMRLVREAAALPMALASARSEAAAAFGSDELILERAVIAPRHVEIQVFADTQGNAIHLGERDCSVQRRHQKVIEEAPSPAVGPALRARMGEAAVRAAKSIGYVGAGTMEFLLDAEGNFYFMEMNTRLQVEHAVTEAITGFDLVEWQLRVAAGEPLPVTQDQVKLNGHAIEVRLTAEDVPAGFLPQGGPLLRWRPPAAGRDVRVDHALEEGGAIPTHYDSMVAKLVAHGADREEARRKLLRAVEDCALLGVPSNQGFLADCLAHPAFAGNDVHTGFVDAHMQGALQAPLPPLHVMASAALATSGLLGDNGKPATLARAAASVVLYAAGTAWEATLRLAAEGWRVMLRQRESDQQPGQQPAACALRVLRADGDAGTALVECDGVAYPLVFAADNQVLHLFQSGRAWQFPLHDPRRRRDAGDADGVLQAPLTARIVAVHVAEGERVAAGQPLVVLEAMKMEHTIAAPFAGVVAELPARAGGQASAGSLLARVEADVAAKEPA is encoded by the coding sequence ATGTCTGCAACCAGCCGACCCTTCCATACGCTGCTCGTCGCCAACCGCGGCGAGATCGCGGTGCGCATCATGCGCACCGCGCGCCGCCTCGGGCTGGCCACCGTGGCCGTCTACTCCGAGGCCGACCGCCACAGCCCGCACGTGGCGTTCGCGGACCGCGCGGTCTGCATCGGCGCCGCGGCGCCGCGCGAGTCGTACCTGAACATCGCCGCCATCATCGCGGCCGCCCGTGCCAGCGGCGCCGACGCCATCCATCCCGGCTACGGCTTCCTGGCCGAGAACGCGGGCTTTGCCGAAGCCGTCGCCGCGGCCGGGCTGGTCTTCGTCGGCCCGCCTGCCGAGGCGATCCGCGCCATGGGCAACAAGGCCGAGGCCAAGCGACTGATGCTGGCCGCCGACATGCCCTGCGTGCCGGGCTACCAGGGTGCGGCGCAGGACGACGCCACGCTGCTGGCCGAAGCCGGTTGCATCGGTTTCCCGCTGATGGTCAAGGCCGCGGCGGGCGGCGGCGGGCGCGGCATGCGGCTGGTGCGCGAGGCAGCGGCGCTGCCCATGGCACTGGCAAGCGCGCGCTCCGAGGCCGCGGCCGCGTTCGGCTCCGACGAGCTGATCCTGGAGCGCGCGGTGATCGCGCCGCGCCACGTGGAGATCCAGGTCTTTGCCGATACCCAGGGCAACGCCATCCATCTGGGCGAGCGCGACTGCTCGGTGCAGCGCCGCCACCAGAAGGTTATCGAAGAGGCGCCGTCGCCTGCGGTCGGCCCGGCACTGCGTGCGCGCATGGGCGAGGCCGCGGTGCGCGCGGCAAAGTCGATCGGCTATGTCGGCGCCGGCACCATGGAGTTCCTGCTCGATGCCGAGGGTAACTTCTACTTCATGGAGATGAACACGCGCCTGCAGGTCGAGCACGCCGTGACCGAAGCCATCACCGGCTTCGACCTGGTCGAATGGCAGCTGCGCGTGGCGGCGGGCGAGCCGCTGCCGGTGACGCAGGACCAGGTGAAGCTCAACGGCCACGCCATCGAGGTCCGCCTGACCGCCGAGGACGTGCCCGCCGGCTTCCTGCCGCAGGGCGGCCCGCTGCTGCGCTGGCGCCCGCCTGCCGCCGGCCGCGACGTGCGTGTCGACCACGCGCTGGAAGAGGGCGGCGCCATCCCGACGCATTACGACTCGATGGTGGCCAAGCTGGTCGCCCATGGCGCCGACCGCGAGGAAGCACGCCGCAAGCTGCTGCGCGCGGTGGAGGACTGCGCGCTGCTGGGCGTGCCGAGCAACCAGGGCTTCCTGGCCGACTGCCTCGCGCATCCGGCCTTCGCGGGCAACGACGTGCACACCGGCTTCGTCGATGCGCACATGCAGGGCGCGCTGCAGGCGCCGCTGCCGCCGCTGCACGTGATGGCCAGCGCCGCACTGGCCACGTCGGGACTGCTCGGCGACAACGGCAAGCCGGCCACGCTCGCGCGTGCCGCCGCCAGCGTGGTGCTGTACGCGGCCGGCACGGCGTGGGAAGCCACCTTGCGCCTCGCCGCCGAAGGCTGGCGCGTGATGCTGCGCCAGCGCGAAAGTGACCAGCAGCCCGGCCAGCAGCCGGCCGCCTGCGCGCTGCGCGTGCTGCGCGCCGATGGCGACGCCGGCACGGCCCTGGTCGAGTGCGACGGCGTGGCCTACCCGCTGGTATTCGCCGCCGACAACCAGGTGCTGCACCTGTTCCAGTCCGGCCGCGCCTGGCAGTTCCCGCTGCACGACCCGCGCCGCCGCCGCGATGCCGGCGATGCCGACGGGGTCCTGCAGGCGCCGCTGACAGCGCGCATCGTCGCGGTCCACGTGGCCGAGGGCGAGCGCGTGGCAGCCGGCCAGCCGCTGGTCGTGCTGGAGGCAATGAAGATGGAGCACACCATCGCCGCGCCGTTTGCCGGCGTGGTCGCTGAACTGCCCGCGCGCGCCGGCGGACAGGCCAGCGCCGGTTCGCTGCTGGCGCGCGTCGAAGCCGATGTGGCGGCGAAGGAGCCAGCATGA